Proteins encoded together in one Plasmodium vivax chromosome 6, whole genome shotgun sequence window:
- a CDS encoding transcription factor, putative (encoded by transcript PVX_111225A): protein MATPKGRKKSDKEKIDEPFSEHKDSSKKSRNTLQEDKVLKMRACLSCRLLRTEAEFYQNGCSNCKFLQMAGDRHRIHDCTTENFNGFMAITTPTKSWMAQYNDLSKYAPGFYALQVVGELPESIRDLKSNY, encoded by the exons ATGGCGACCCCCAAAG GACGGAAAAAGTCAGATAAAGAGAAAATCGATGAGCCCTTCTCGGAGCACAA GGACTCGTCGAAGAAGTCCAGGAACACCCTGCAGGAGGACAAGGTGTTGAAGATGCGCGCGTGCCTGTCCTGCCGTTTGCTTCGCACGGAGGCGGAG tTCTACCAAAACGGCTGTAGCAACTGCAAATTCCTGCAGATGGCCGGAGACCGGCACCGCATCCACGACTGCACAACCGAGAACTTCAACGGATTCATGGCGATCACCACCCCGACCAAATCTTGGATGGCTCAGTACAACGACCTGAGCAAATACGCCCCGGGCTTTTACGCCTTGCAGGTGGTGGGAGAGTTGCCCGAGTCCATAAGGGATTTGAAGTCAAATTATTAG
- a CDS encoding Secretory protein, putative (encoded by transcript PVX_111235A) — MGLLRPRERVIVNAIRRESRIKYKAKRMHKRFRSWAQQRVREYWLPMNVCLTSQASLMDGQYISACVQKAATLRKHDYELWKGYTERILTIRETLTPQQVGYIFYGMGKSRFLNPPFYEQMLTCVQKKLSAFYSHPLMCIAWSLNRVLIREEEFLSHFCKTVVEKFDDMRVKDLIKINNAIAKLGIQNKNYKKFMNSHMVNKLETIFAQDFRNVINDVTLVNLYDDEVKKYILTRFSNMFICARPQHYKSAYKSAVAVRVLFPHVWNALSNKVKSFYVRLSMRRIPETTRKPSEFQWEVSNCLAKLGISHRNTFLWGSYYIDIGEMNEKRNCWFVDGPACFYTSTNQYIESVKLQHRILYNLGWNIRRIVWLDWLQLGDDWEGKVQFVKAQREKDPLGETLTHVPPISADEIKHKLSQLKEYKIRKEQQKVDSQERIRLTL, encoded by the coding sequence ATGGGGCTGCTCCGCCCCAGGGAAAGAGTAATCGTGAACGCCATCCGGCGGGAGAGCCGGATAAAGTACAAGGCAAAGCGCATGCACAAGCGCTTTCGGTCGTGGGCGCAACAGAGAGTGAGGGAGTACTGGCTGCCCATGAATGTATGCCTAACCAGTCAAGCCAGTCTGATGGACGGGCAGTACATTTCcgcgtgtgtgcaaaaagCAGCAACGTTAAGAAAGCATGACTACGAACTGTGGAAAGGATACACGGAGAGAATCTTAACAATTCGTGAGACATTAACACCGCAGCAAGTTGGCTACATATTTTATGGAATGGGAAAAAGTCGATTTTTAAATCCTccattttatgaacaaatgttaacgtgtgtgcaaaaaaaattaagcgcTTTTTACAGTCACCCATTAATGTGCATAGCATGGTCATTAAACAGAGTACTAATTAGAGAAGAAGAATTCCTCAGCCATTTCTGCAAAACTGTTGTGGAAAAGTTCGACGATATGCGAGTAAaagatttaataaaaataaacaacgcaattgcaaaattgggcattcaaaataaaaattataaaaaatttatgaacagTCATATGGTTAACAAACTGGAAACAATTTTTGCTCAAGATTTTCGCAACGTAATTAACGATGTTACTTTGGTTAACCTTTACGATGATGAAGTGaagaaatacattttaacCCGCTTCAGCAACATGTTCATTTGTGCCAGACCGCAACATTATAAAAGTGCCTACAAATCGGCAGTAGCTGTGAGGGTGCTATTTCCCCATGTGTGGAATGCCCTTTCCAATAAGGTAAAAAGTTTTTATGTCAGACTCAGTATGAGAAGGATCCCAGAGACTACGAGGAAGCCATCCGAATTTCAATGGGAAGTTTCTAACTGTCTAGCTAAATTGGGCATAAGCCATAGGAACACCTTCCTCTGGGGAAGTTACTACATAGACATTGGAGAGATGAATGAAAAACGAAACTGCTGGTTTGTTGATGGGCCTGCTTGCTTTTATACCTCCACAAATCAGTACATAGAAAGCGTAAAGCTGCAACATAGGATTCTTTACAATTTGGGGTGGAACATCAGGAGGATTGTCTGGCTCGATTGGTTGCAACTTGGTGATGACTGGGAGGGGAAAGTGCAGTTTGTCAAGGCCCAGAGGGAGAAGGACCCCCTGGGCGAAACCCTAACCCATGTGCCTCCCATCTCGGCAGATGAAATTAAACATAAGCTGAGCCAACTGAAAGAGTATAAAATTCGGAAGGAGCAGCAGAAGGTGGACAGCCAGGAAAGGATACGCCTCACTCTGTGA
- a CDS encoding hypothetical protein, conserved (encoded by transcript PVX_111230A), whose amino-acid sequence MNNERRNTVYKGRGFILKSANKEYLESSSKKKTKGTLNDRRKNIFNKYNPVVLPLLGNYKSRKGEESGKKDINLLNESEINSFLLRNKAFRLTWSSIIDKIQKEIDSQISKNLSNVFEEIYAYSVSNHEYLPLILMTAGTNVADHEIIIDALSYELKKWNYNKGGRRGGFSGGFSGGFSGGFSGKFSGGFSGGFSGGFSGGSDPASASAPGVPHTQLNMLKLRSLRGGEDAWGDSDASSAGGKTPPSEGGQNERQNERQGQQRGQQEEHPNDQPNDQPNDQPNDAQGDRSWEGGPSREKKRRLNGSLDEVTPNQLDWHDENDVYLCSLNSSTSNNVNAAIYNIYSQLYREYKTRAFLAKYRRKRGANGEDYPGEVRVSPRRMGSNDSEGSARNGQKRDISSCPFIPNGEGHSNYFKVSKNMVSIDKLIELYRQMSEIEKKREGGKAIEKGTARSMDISDIYSQMRDQNDHFLQTHAEMALYSKQNEYFEDGRKKIRVIILIHDCEYFNINVLNGVLNVLINLRVENKLCLSVILGVSTPSFFFSRITTPDTQSKLHIKTVDILNNRVICERVCDDLLFGDTLPFILNFRTMHAIKLLLHKNNQSISHLVHILYVLTKEFYDSNVFSFLSLPIGYYLGGGMGGGIGSGMGGGIRSDIGGDPPTEYSPYTFVRSNQKSFSDYAKFDMRALHRKIICLCYSANIYYSHLSFLKRKYSSVLVPNYFTLHGKDSIVHTPTNSDAEVESFSLRRRANRKRKSVTGEASGECTQGGADTAAVAVAVADEDVAAPSHSNHHAGERQTKWENDDAAGGSGPSDQPIGKGKKGPNGRLDSRPDRRLLAWQFKASTINWWFDHPFKDLVYSYQNEKAKGSLKSEIDALLDSTEEKSVSNLHDVDSVQELNKHLCELALPRAVLQLIERKYAFNIAINLIATIIKCKNEYANSLKRVDYFRRLFINFEKAKWKDNKSILHIEDIYKVVENDVKQCVGFLIDIVTPYCFKNQEVLLAMLQEFKNYYTRVYALVYNLEDYLFLLREKEKEKERGLFTNDDFAKCSSGGYSFSFSVYYSLLFKLDDLIEMVRTMLSQQRVSLVSGMVSGTVSGTVSGTVSGMVSGTVSGMVSGMVSGTVSGTVSGSTAAATTADLAEGGNHSPVVGHRQKKAVPEKKKAYKRYLTIQNSSLRKGPNDETERRVNVEDISNSLNLFLHDYLNMLLLPPLYCHPLAYEMVMHKPDKEFTDLMTRDIKTEILQTLCYTNPYKTGSLICSCCSFPENMANSDMSTNIVGDGKVYLNPYYDNVATLEDLINVYRIYERCNKTVDLYNLFILFVNVKVDGIAELATSAATSAVASAATSAATSAATPAATSGTAPPLYTQMLQEYYLKFIIAVYTFCSFLKILKPPNVSALLNYTEKCDNVSEDEGGEDGGGSGHGRDRLSADESIGKFISDIRKSLQGCTSKKLLFGKLYYNQTIVSREMHLQRLMMQHNADFSSELRGGDEPSGKRKRL is encoded by the coding sequence ATGAATAATGAACGAAGAAACACGGTGTACAAGGGAAGAGGGTTCATCCTGAAATCAGCCAACAAAGAGTACCTAGAAAgcagcagcaaaaaaaagacaaaaggCACCCTCAATGataggagaaaaaacatttttaataaatacaaCCCAGTGGTATTGCCCCTATTAGGTAATTACAAAAGTaggaagggggaagaatcGGGGAAAAAGGACATCAACTTGCTGAACGAGAGCGAAATAAATAGCTTCTTGCTGAGGAACAAAGCGTTTCGCCTTACTTGGTCATCTATCATagataaaatacaaaaagaaaTAGACAGCCAGATCTCCAAAAATTTGAGCAATGTGTTTGAGGAGATTTACGCCTACTCAGTTTCGAACCATGAGTACCTGCCCCTGATTTTGATGACGGCGGGGACGAACGTGGCGGACCACGAGATAATCATCGACGCGCTGTCGTACGAGTTGAAGAAGTGGAATTAcaacaagggggggaggcgcggTGGATTTAGCGGTGGATTCAGCGGAGGATTCAGCGGAGGATTTAGCGGAAAATTCAGCGGAGGATTTAGCGGAGGATTTAGCGGAGGATTTAGCGGGGGGAGCGACCCTGCCTCCGCCTCCGCTCCAGGCGTTCCCCACACACAGTTGAACATGTTGAAGTTGAGGTCTctcagggggggagaggacGCATGGGGCGACTCTGACGCGAGcagcgcaggggggaagactCCCCCCTCGGAGGGGGGGCAGAACGAGCGGCAGAACGAGCGGCAGGGGCAGCAGCGGGggcagcaggaggagcacCCGAATGATCAACCGAATGATCAACCGAATGACCAACCGAACGACGCACAGGGGGACCGCTCGTGGGAAGGCGGCCCAAGTAGGGAAAAGAAGAGGCGGCTAAATGGAAGCCTCGACGAGGTTACTCCGAACCAGCTGGACTGGCACGACGAGAACGACGTGTATTTGTGCTCTCTCAATTCCAGCACGTCAAATAATGTGAACGCGGCTATTTACAACATATACAGTCAGCTGTATAGGGAGTACAAGACGAGGGCGTTTTTGGCAAAGTACCGAAGGAAGAGGGGAGCAAATGGAGAGGATTACCCTGGGGAGGTTCGGGTGAGTCCGAGAAGGATGGGCAGTAACGATTCGGAGGGGAGTGCCCGAAATGGACAGAAGAGGGACATTTCATCTTGCCCCTTTATCCCCAATGGGGAGGGGCACTCCAATTATTTCAAAGTTAGTAAAAACATGGTGAGCATAGACAAGCTGATCGAGTTGTATCGCCAGATGAGCGAAATTGAGAAGAAGAGAGAAGGAGGGAAGGCCATTGAGAAGGGTACAGCTAGATCGATGGATATCTCTGATATTTACAGCCAAATGAGGGACCAAAACgaccattttttacaaactcaTGCAGAGATGGCACTGTATAGtaagcaaaatgaatactTCGAAgatgggaggaaaaaaatccgAGTGATCATCCTCATCCACGACTGCGAGTATTTCAACATAAACGTGCTGAATGGCGTTTTGAacgttttaataaatttacgGGTAGAGAACAAGCTGTGCCTGAGTGTCATCCTGGGGGTGTCCActccttccttcttcttcagtaGAATTACAACCCCAGATACACAGAGTAAGCTGCACATTAAGACCGTCGATATTCTTAACAATAGGGTGATTTGCGAGAGGGTGTGCGACGACCTGCTGTTTGGAGACACCTTGCCATTCATCCTGAACTTTCGAACCATGCACGCGATCAAGCTGCTGCTGCATAAGAACAACCAGTCGATTAGCCACTTGGTGCACATCCTGTACGTCCTGACGAAGGAGTTTTACGACAGCAATGTGTTTTCGTTTTTGTCCCTCCCGATTGGGTACTACTTGGGGGGCGGCATGGGGGGCGGAATTGGGAGCGGCATGGGAGGCGGTATTAGAAGCGACATTGGAGGTGACCCCCCCACGGAGTACTCCCCGTACACCTTCGTGCGGTCGAACCAGAAGTCCTTCAGCGACTACGCCAAATTTGACATGCGGGCCCTCCACAGGAAGATCATCTGCCTCTGCTACTCGGCCAACATCTACTACTCCCATTTGTCATTCCTCAAGCGCAAGTACTCCTCCGTCCTCGTGCCGAATTATTTCACCCTGCATGGGAAGGACTCCATCGTGCACACGCCGACGAACTCGGACGCCGAGGTGGAAAGCTTCTCGCTGAGGAGGAGGGCTAACCGTAAGAGGAAGAGTGTGACGGGTGAAGCGTCTGGGGAATGCACCCAGGGGGGGGCCGACACGGCGGCGGTCGCGGTCGCGGTAGCAGACGAAGACGTGGCAGCCCCCTCTCATAGTAACCACCATGCAGGGGAGAGGCAAACCAAGTGGGAGAACGACgacgctgcgggggggagcggcccgAGTGATCAGCCTAtagggaaagggaaaaagggcCCGAACGGACGTCTAGACAGTCGCCCCGACAGGCGCCTGCTCGCGTGGCAGTTCAAGGCGAGCACCATCAACTGGTGGTTCGACCACCCCTTCAAGGACCTGGTCTACTCATACCAAAACGAGAAGGCAAAAGGCAGTTTGAAGAGCGAAATAGACGCGCTGCTGGACAGCACGGAGGAGAAGAGCGTCAGCAACCTTCACGATGTGGACAGCGTACAGGAGCTTAACAAGCACCTGTGCGAGTTGGCCTTGCCTAGAGCAGTGCTTCAGCTTATAGAAAGGAAGTACGCCTTTAACATAGCCATCAACTTAATCGCAACCATTATtaagtgtaaaaatgaatacgCAAATTCTTTGAAGCGAGTGGACTATTTTAGGAGACTCTTCATAAATTTCGAGAAGGCAAAGTGGAAGGATAATAAGAGCATCCTCCACATTGAGGACATCTACAAAGTCGTCGAGAATGATGTGAAACAGTGTGTGGGGTTCCTCATCGATATTGTCACTCCGTACTGCTTCAAAAACCAGGAGGTGCTACTAGCCATGCTGCAGGAGTTTAAGAATTACTACACGAGGGTATACGCCCTTGTGTACAACTTGGAGGACTACCTATTTCTGCtgagggagaaggagaaggagaaggagagggGGCTCTTCACGAATGACGATTTTGCCAAGTGCTCCTCCGGCGGGtactccttctccttttctgtgTACTACTCGCTGCTTTTTAAGCTGGACGACTTGATCGAAATGGTGCGGACGATGTTGAGTCAGCAGAGGGTTAGCCTGGTAAGCGGCATGGTAAGCGGCACGGTAAGCGGCACGGTAAGCGGCACGGTAAGCGGCATGGTAAGCGGCACGGTAAGCGGCATGGTAAGCGGCATGGTAAGCGGCACGGTAAGCGGCACGGTAAGCGGCAGTACCGCTGCTGCTACTACTGCTGACCTTGCCGAGGGGGGGAACCACTCGCCCGTGGTGGGGCACCGGCAGAAGAAGGCCGTGCccgagaagaagaaggcgtACAAGAGGTACCTGACCATCCAGAACAGCAGCTTGAGGAAGGGGCCCAACGACGAAACGGAGAGGAGAGTAAATGTAGAAGATATCTCCAACTCGTTAAATCTCTTTTTGCATGACTACCTGAACATGCTGCTGCTACCTCCCCTGTATTGCCACCCCCTGGCCTACGAAATGGTGATGCACAAGCCGGACAAAGAGTTTACAGACCTTATGACTAGGGATATAAAGACGGAGATCCTACAGACCCTCTGCTATACAAATCCGTACAAGACGGGCAGCCTCATCTGctcctgctgctccttcCCCGAGAATATGGCAAACTCAGATATGAGCACCAACATAGTGGGAGACGGCAAGGTGTATCTGAACCCCTATTACGACAATGTGGCCACTCTGGAGGATTTGATTAACGTCTACAGGATTTACGAGCGGTGCAACAAGACGGTGGATTTGTACAACTTGTTCATCCTCTTCGTGAACGTCAAGGTGGACGGCATCGCGGAGTTGGCTACTTCAGCGGCTACGTCAGCGGTTGCGTCAGCGGCTACGTCAGCGGCTACGTCAGCGGCTACACCCGCGGCCACGTCGGGGACCGCCCCGCCGCTTTACACGCAGATGCTGCAGGAGTACTACCTCAAGTTCATCATCGCCGTGTACACCTTCTGCTCCTTCCTCAAAATCCTCAAGCCCCCCAACGTCTCTGCCCTGCTGAACTACACGGAGAAATGCGACAACGTTTCGGAGGatgaggggggagaggacGGGGGAGGCAGCGGACATGGGAGAGACCGCCTCAGCGCAGACGAATCGATCGGCAAGTTCATCTCCGACATCCGCAAGTCCCTACAGGGGTGCACCAGCAAGAAGCTCCTGTTCGGGAAGCTCTACTACAACCAGACCATCGTGTCGCGCGAGATGCACCTGCAGAGGCTGATGATGCAGCACAACGCGGACTTCAGTAGCGAGCTGCGGGGCGGGGACGAGCCCTCCGGCAAGCGTAAGCGCTTATGA
- a CDS encoding RNA helicase, putative (encoded by transcript PVX_111220A): MESLSKINLIHKVNEELCKSLGVEDDNLAEYLIYLCKKAKSLEAFCKDVFENGGEIEQSVLKYLYDIIKPSGGESGEKASGGKEAKRDGAEEEEEDGVDKEHRMEIKMIEKKNEKMKRFQCLSIKNDEQLTRLSEGSAAEGGSDTATGGGRHRERGRPRDRSRHRDRSHHRDRSRSRDRSRSRERGRHRDRSRQRDRSHSRDGSRRNRDGKHHREESRQLEGERKRRRREGAEARELRVNNIFSGTVSKVMDFGIFVSFRSEPGGYKEGLVHCTDILPNRKRVANMREQFQRGMKVKVKVKALFGEKISLNMAEVDQKTGKNLVSDDEGSGDGESGNGESRHGVKPRDKNIASIFDDLHEDYKELKRHNSDVFKEDPKDTIKYESVIKMQSDYSKWEIQQLIKSGLVYDEQLKREYLNLRNDEKIEDEEEIIEIEVNEREPAFLKGQTTKAGAKLSPIQVIVNAEGSLARAITTTSALAKERKEQKQNEQNAIYDSIPKDISRPWEDPKPELGERTIAEALKNIGKNFDLPEWRKNYLHNNISIGVKNPMPVNEQRAKLPIYNLKKDLMKAIAKNNVLIVIGETGSGKTTQIPQYLHEANYTDKGIVGCTQPRRVAAMSIAKRVSEEFGCILGQEVGYSIRFDDCTSNDTIIKYLTDGMLLRETLSDTMLSKYSFIILDEAHERTISTDILFCLLKDVVKRRPDFKLIVTSATLDAEKFSTYFFNSPIFTIPGKIFPVEILHSKEPESDYVEACLITVLNIHLNEHPGDILVFLTGQDEINTACEILHERMKKLESMSPPPLIILPIYSSLPSEMQSVIFDPAPQGCRKCILATNIAEASLTIDGIFFVIDPGFCKIRKYDSKRDMDSLVVAPISKANAKQRAGRAGRTGPGKCYRLYTEDAYKNEMAETSIPEIQRINLGSTVLLLKALGVNDFLHFDFMDSPSVDTLIHSLENLYYLGALDDNGYLTKLGKKMSNFPMEPNLSKILLTSINFNCADDVVTIVSMLSVQNIFYRPQNKALLADKKKNKFLMPQGDLITYLNIYNRWRENNYSNYWCHENFIHSRALKRSQDVRKQILSIFERYNYEVQKNRSRSDSAKYVSICKSICSGYFNHVCKRDAQQGYTTLLTNQQVFIHPSSTLFNKNPLFVVYHELVLTNKEYIRDCTIIQPQWLIQLAPNLFIPADEKKISKIKLREKIEPLHNYYEEPNAWRLSRRKG, encoded by the exons ATGGAAAGCCTCAGCAAAATTAACCTCATACATAAGGTGAATGAGGAGCTCTGCAAAAGTCTGGGGGTGGAGGATGACAACTTGGCAGAGTATTTAATCTACTTGtgtaaaaaggcaaaatcgTTGGAAGCGTTTTGCAAAGACGTGTTTGAAAATGGAGGAGAAATTGAGCAGTCTGTGTTGAAGTACCTGTACGATATTATTAAGCCCTCTGGGGGGGAGTCGGGGGAAAAGGCATCCGGGGGGAAGGAAGCCAAGAGAGATGGTgccgaggaggaagaagaagatggtGTGGACAAGGAGCACCGGATGGAGATTAAAATGATTGAGAAGAAGAACGAGAAGATGAAGAGGTTCCAGTGCCTGAGCATCAAGAACGACGAGCAGTTGACTCGGCTGTCCGAGGGGAGCGccgcggagggggggagcgacaCCGCCACGGGCGGGGGGCGCCACCGGGAAAGAGGCCGCCCGCGAGATAGGAGCCGCCATCGGGATAGGAGCCACCACCGGGATAGAAGCCGCAGCCGGGATAGAAGCCGCAGCCGGGAAAGAGGCCGCCACCGGGATAGAAGCCGCCAGCGAGATAGAAGCCACAGCCGGGATGGAAGCCGCCGCAACCGGGACGGGAAGCACCACCGGGAGGAGAGCCGCCAACTTGAGGGGGAGCGCAAAAGGAGGCGGCGCGAGGGGGCGGAGGCGCGCGAGCTGCGCGTGAACAACATCTTCAGCGGAACGGTGAGCAAAGTTATGGACTTTGGAATCTTCGTCTCGTTTAGAAGCGAGCCGGGGGGGTACAAGGAAGGCCTCGTGCACTGCACAGATATTTTGCCTAACAGGAAGAGAGTAGCCAACATGAGGGAACAATTCCAGAGGGGGATGAAGGTGAAGGTGAAGGTGAAGGCCCtgtttggggaaaaaataagtttgaACATGGCAGAGGTGGATCAGAAGACGGGGAAGAATCTGGTGAGCGACGATGAGGGGAGCGGCGATGGGGAAAGCGGCAACGGAGAAAGCCGCCACGGAGTGAAGCCGAGGGATAAAAACATCGCGTCCATATTCGACGACCTGCATGAGGACTACAAAGAGCTGAAGAGGCACAACTCAGACGTTTTTAAGGAGGACCCCAAGGACACCATCAAATACGAAAGCgttataaaaatgcaaagcgATTATTCCAAGTGGGAAATCCAGCAACTCATAAAAAGCGGCCTAGTCTACGATGagcaattaaaaagggaatatttaaatttgcGAAACGATGAGAAGAtagaagacgaagaagaaataattgAAATTGAGGTGAATGAAAGGGAGCCggcctttttaaaaggacAAACGACCAAAGCAGGGGCGAAGTTATCCCCCATACAAGTTATTGTTAATGCGGAGGGGTCACTAGCTAGAGCCATAACTACCACTTCTGCTTTGGCTAAGGAGAGAAAGGaacaaaagcaaaatgaacagaatGCCATTTATGATAGCATCCCAAAAGATATCAGCAGACCATGGGAAGATCCAAAACCAGAATTAGGGGAAAGAACCATTGCAGaggcattaaaaaatattgggAAAAATTTTGACCTTCCAGaatggaggaaaaattaCCTACACAATAACATCTCCATTGGGGTTAAAAACCCTATGCCTGTAAATGAGCAGCGAGCTAAGCTACCcatttacaatttaaaaaaagatttgaTGAAGGCCATTGCGAAAAATAATGTACTTATAGTCATTGGAGAAACGGGAAGTGGAAAGACGACTCAAATTCCGCAGTACTTACATGAAGCCAATTACACAGATAAGGGCATCGTTGGATGTACGCAGCCGAGGAGAGTGGCTGCGATGTCTATTGCCAAACGGGTGAGCGAAGAATTTGGGTGCATCTTAGGTCAGGAGGTTGGCTACTCCATCCGTTTTGATGACTGCACTTCGAACGACACCATCATAAAGTACCTCACCGATGGTATGCTCCTGCGGGAGACCCTCAGCGATACGATGCTCTCCAAGTACTCCTTCATCATA cttGATGAAGCCCACGAGCGGACCATCTCGACGGATATCCTCTTCTGCCTTTTGAAG GACGTGGTCAAGAGGCGGCCCGACTTCAAGCTGATCGTGACGTCCGCCACGCTGGACGCGGAGAAGTTCTCCACCTACTTCTTCAACTCGCCCATTTTCACCATCCCGGGGAAGATCTTTCCAGTCGAG ATTCTCCACTCGAAGGAACCCGAGAGCGACTACGTGGAGGCGTGCCTGATCACCGTGCTGAACATCCACCTGAACGAGCACCCGGGGGACATCCTGGTGTTCCTGACGGGCCAAGACGAAATCAACACGGCGTGCGAAATCCTGCACGAGCGCATGAAGAAGCTGGAGAGCatgtccccccccccgctgaTCATCCTGCCGATCTATTCGTCCCTCCCCTCAGAAATGCAGAGCGTCATATTTGACCCAGCCCCACAGGGTTGCCGAAAGTGCATCCTCGCGACGAACATAGCGGAAGCCAGTTTAACTATTGATGGTATTTTCTTCGTAATTGACCCGggattttgcaaaattaggAAATATGACTCGAAGAGGGACATGGACTCGTTAGTAGTCGCTCCAATTTCGAAGGCGAATGCTAAGCAGAGAGCCGGTCGAGCGGGCAGAACGGGGCCAGGCAAATGTTACCGCCTGTACACAGAAGATGCgtataaaaacgaaatggcaGAAACGAGTATCCCCGAAATACAGAGGATAAATCTGGGCAGCACAGTACTTCTCCTAAAGGCATTAGGGGTGAATGacttccttcattttgattttatGGATTCTCCCTCGGTGGATACACTCATCCATTCGCTGGAAAATCTCTACTACCTGGGGGCCCTGGATGACAATGGGTACTTAACAAaactgggaaaaaaaatgtccaaCTTTCCAATGGAGCCGAACttatcaaaaatattattaacgtCTATCAATTTCAATTGTGCAGATGATGTAGTGACCATAGTTAGTATGCTGAGTgtgcaaaatatattttataggCCTCAAAATAAGGCCCTCCTagcagataaaaaaaaaaataaattccttATGCCTCAGGGGGATCTAATTACATATCTTAACATCTATAACAGATGGAGAGAGAATAACTACTCCAATTATTGGTGCCATGAGAATTTCATCCATTCTAGGGCTTTGAAACGGTCCCAGGATGTGCGTAAACAAattctctccatttttgagAGGTATAATTATGAGGTACAAAAGAATCGGAGCAGAAGTGACTCCGCCAAATATGTTAGCATATGCAAGAGCATCTGCTCTGGGTATTTCAATCACGTCTGTAAGAGGGATGCTCAGCAAGGGTACACCACACTTCTGACCAACCAGCAAGTTTTTATTCACCCGTCCTCTACCCTCTTTAATAAGAACCCCCTCTTCGTTGTGTACCACGAACTGGTGCTCACCAATAAGGAGTACATTCGAGACTGCACCATCATTCAACCCCAGTGGCTGATTCAGCTGGCCCCCAACTTGTTCATCCCTGCCGACGAGAAGAAGATCTCCAAAATTAAGCTGCGCGAGAAGATCGAGCCCCTCCACAACTACTACGAGGAGCCCAACGCGTGGCGCCTCTCCCGGCGAAAGGGGTAG